CCGTGTCGAGCTTGCACTCGGCTCAACATAAGACTGTCGTATCAAGCTACTGCTCGATGATGCCTCCGAggacctcctcctcgaagaactccttccaaagagaTACATTTtattcatgtactccctccgtccgaaaatacttgtcatcaaaatggacaaaaaaggatgtatgtagaactaaaatacatctagatacatcctcttttattcattttgatgacaagtattttcggacggagggagtacaagttttTGAAATTTTTGGGTCACAAAtttttttgtcaacaaaacttcataaggttgatagcaactactcataaggGCGTCTAGAGactatatcaagcattcaaactatttagaactctaagaatttaaCCTACAAGCTCCATTTTATGTCGCGGATCGAGCCCAACCGAAGGCATGCTACACGACCTCAAACACCATCCTCACCAAAGAAATCATGATCACCTCCATCATCACCCCCATCCACACAGCCACCATCACCACCATCCACAATGTTGTTGTAGTACTCGGCAATCCTCCCCAATGTTCAAGAAAGCGTTTTTAGGCGCCGCTTAAGCGTGTTTAAGCGTTGAGCGACAGCTAAACGCTTCGCTTCTGGCCTAGGCGCAACTTTTAGCGTTAAGCAGAAAAAAGCGTGATTTAGCGACCGGTTAAGCGCTAAGGGCTGGCTGAGCGGCCGCTGCGCGCACTTAAATGATAGAAAAGCGAAGAAGGCGGTCCAAAAGTCAGGCGGGAGCTAAAATAGCCCACTTATGTGGATGAAGACTGATCCTGCTGTTGCTGCTTGAGTGCTGCTGCTGCCATTTATCTTCTATATGCTCATTGCCTCATTCTAAGACAATATTATGCATTTATGCTTGCTGTGTGAACCACTGAACCTTATCCTTATGTGTTATCTGGCTATTTGTTGTGGTGTGTGAACCACTGAACCTCAACCTTATATGCTATTTCAGATTTTTAGTTACCTATGTGCTATGTTTCCTGTCTTCTTGTGCATATTATTCAAAAACAGCCAAATTCTGGTCAATTTAAAAAAACGCTTAATCCCGGTTAAGCAGCGCTTAAGCGGCTATTGCTCTAAGCTGTGGCCTTCCGCTCCGCTTACGCTTACCGCTTTCTTGAACATTGATCCTCCCCCAAAACCGgtctttgattgacccgttccaagtTCATCCAAGCGTAACACAAAGCTACATCATCATCTTGGGAATAGTTGTGCGTCCTTACTCTGGAGCttcatggttgattgtgtctccacgAGATCATCAACCTCTTCGGCCTCACCCAATTCGGCATTGGCCTCCTCCACTTTGGTCTCGGCCTCCACTTCGCCCTCTTGATGATTGAACATCGAGTCATAGTTGAGATTGTCAAGCCCAAGCATATTCGACTCCTCCAAAGACAACAATAATTTCAGCCGTGTTCATCTACGCACCacgacaagaacaacaacaacaatattcATCACCCTATGGTCGTAAGAAATGCCAAACAATGCACCGACTAAAATGAAAAGACATTTTTTTTACCTTGATGGCATTTCATCGACCACTTGGTGGCCACGGCCCTTATTGCCGGCAGCAGCGGACGGACACGCCAGAGGAGTGGTCGTAGGGGTGGTCGAAGACGAGGTCCGAGGCGCCGGACGAGGACGAGGCACCGGAGCCACCTTCTTGTCCTTCTTATTCGCCACCTCCTCGGCGAGCGCCGGTGCGGCCGCCGTCAGCTTCCTTGCCCGCTTACCGACGGTTGGAGCAGCGGGACGGCAGCCTGCCGTCGCCGGAGATGCAGCGACCTTGCTGTCAGCGGTAGTTGCCGGTGAGGTGGCTCCAAGGAGATTTTTTGGTGCCCAAACTTTTTTTAATGCAGGCGGCGGCTTGGTGGTCGTTTCTGACAACGATGCGTTGACGACGATGGCCGGCGGGGTGGCGAAAGGGTCTTGCCTCTTCATCCCAACAGGAATCGTGGGCATCGGTGGTGGTTGCGCCGAGTAGGGGTCCAATTAGCCACCTATTATCCTCCACGAAAGGATTATACAAGATCGGTTAGAGATGCTCTTCGGAGTTAAATTATAAGggatcggctagagatgctctCACACCTCAGTTATAATATGATCAAGTGCATTTTCCGGTAAAAAAAATCCACCGTAGTTTTCCCCAAAGAAGAAAAAAGTCACTAGGAAATTTGTCTTATATAAAGAAAAATATTGCAATCTCAAGTGTGTTGAACTCATCCCCCGCAAAAAAATAAACCGTGATGAACTCATGATGCCTACGATGATTCTCATCAACATGGATTTTGTTTAGCACGGCTACTCCTCACGCATGCTTGAACATCTTCATGCTCAGCCAATGCAGGTACACAGCCACGATTATGACAGGAACCGTCAGGGGCACAAGCAAGCAGTAATACCTGGAAAACAATGAACAGATCAGGCGGAGCAATAACGCGGCAATCTCAAAACGAAAGTGAAGTACTAGTGCTCCAGGTGAGGTGAGTAGATATCATTGATGGCACCTGTCGTTCTGAACGGCGAGCAAGAACCAGTTGTCGGACGGCGCGAGGGCCTTGGACCAGACGGCGACGTAGAGGAAGCCGGCGAGGAGCGTGACGCCGAGCGCGACGAAGGCGGACCCCATTACAAGGTTCGCGGGGAGAGGCATGGCTCCGGTCGGTCGATCTATCTGAATCTGAAAGAGCAACAAAGTGAAGAAAGGAAAATGTGTCTTCTGAGGCATTGCGCCGAACAGCTTGTGTGCGTTTAGACAGAGGAGGGAGGGGCGGACGGGCTTGACGCAGCAACAAACCTGCGCGGGGGCGGTCGGAGGGCACCGGCGGCAGCAGCTCGTCGGTCTGTCGCTGGCGCTCTCGGCCACGAGTCCAGAAAAGTAAAAGGGAATCACCGTCAGCGGCCGCCGCTCCCCAACGCCGAGGCCACGCCGCACGCCGGCCGTCGTCTGCTGCCTTCTATTTCAGGTGAAAACCCCTATCTCATCTACCAGCATACTGCATACATACGCGGGCGCTATAAACGATGCCTAGGACAAGCGAGCATAGCAAAGCACGTAGCCCAGTTTTCATAGACTTGGTATAAAAACAGGACACGATTTGTTCTTtcatactcgaatcatctgtgcatAGGCCAACACAGTAAACATTGCCCGGCCCATGCTCATCTCGTTGAGCAAACGATGTAGAAACACCGCAGCTCATCTTGACTGAACCTGAACCTATAGGTGACACTGGCACCaaacatttttaatttttttgacagAACTGGCACCAAACATCACACACTGCACACATAGACATAGGGGAGCACACCACAGAAATGATCCTCAAGTCATGTAGTACGTCAAGGCTCAGACGTTCAAGACACACTACAATACAACAAGGATCTAAAACTTCATCATAATTAAAAGGTCCTCATAGTTCAAAGGCTCGCGAgctttgagcttgtctgactgACAGCCCTATCTGTAGGCCGCTACTTCGTCCCTAAACAGAGAGATGAGATCATCGACGCTCATCGGGAAGAATTCTGGCTTATCTCTCAACCTGACGCTGACCTGCAATAGTACGAGCCATCCATCCACATATATAATTCAGAATTTCATACAAGGCATGACTAATGCTTTTATCGACAACAGTGGGTGTGAAGAAGTCAAACCATTTCAGATTCCACCTCTGTTGGGCCCACGGCAAGAATATAGTTGAACTGGGCTAACTGTGCCACGCATACCTGAAAATGAAACCGGCCATAACGATACACGAACTATTATGTTTTGATATCTGCACAAGCTGTATTTACTTAAACTACCAGAGATATGAAGAAAACATGCAGCTGCACTATAAATAAATGCCTAAAAGAAATGGACAATCCATGAGATCCAACAATAAAACTACTACACCACATAACTGAGACTACCTTCTTGCCACTCAAATACTGAAATACATTGTAACTAAAAATTACTAATAAAGAAAGAAAGAGTTTGTGCCAAAAGGCATGATAGAATTACCTTCTTCTGGATTTTCTTATCAGTCATGTCGATTTCAACATCAAATCCAGCGTTATGTATCTTAGCATGAACCTGAGCATCAGAAGAGGATTGTCATTTAACTCGAAAGAAAAAAAACTCTGGTTGATTGATTACCACGAGAACCAGCTAAGATACTGACAAACTGCTAAACATACCGAATGGAAAAACAGTCACCAACAGATTCAAACTAACACACAAGGGCCATTTACCTGTTTTGCATATTCTAGTGAATCGGACGATATAGAGCAAACAATGGCTTGACGAGGGCTGAGCCATAACGGCCATTTACCACAGTAATGCTCCAAAAGAATGGCAAACATCCTTTCAACCGATCCTAGTATTGCCCTATGTATGATTACAGGCCTCTCAAGCTTGGCTTCCTCCTCTGCTGCATAAGTCAGCTTGAAGCGAACAGGCAGCGCAAAATCCAGCTGTAACAGGCATTAATTAAAGGTTAGAAAAGAGAATATTGTCTACAGTTTATGCCAACATACATAAAAACTATAGAACCTGAAGTGTTGCACACTGAAATTTTCTTTTGAGGGCATCAAACACACCGATATCAATTTTTGGGCCATAGAAAGCACCATCTCCTTCATTAATCTGCACACCGACATCTAAAATTAGTAACTTGATTGAAGATCCAACAAGCAATCAGGTCCAGGCAGTTTCTTGGCATAGGGATATAGCACTTGAACATTATTGTGAGGCAGACACAGGTGCTGATACAAATTGAAATTTCAACCATAATATGAATTAAAAGATATGCAGATATTCACATTAGTAACTGTGAAACTAAAAACAACATGTATGCCAGAGTGAAATATGTTGATGCTCATCAGATGCCAATCGCTTGTATAAAGTATATCATCATTAAATTTTATTCTACTACCACTGTAGATCATCATAGAGTATAACTTAATTGAGTAAGAAATCAGCATTGACAAGCCAAAGCATAATAATGTGATCACAGAAAATATTTTGGGGGCATGAAATCACGGCAGTGGTCGAATGCAAGTATAATTAGAAATTATAGAATAATTTAGTGAAAAGTCCCCCTTTTCCTATACTGGAAATACTAGATGCTGAACATCTGGCAGCATAGAGTGATGCGGACATTAAGGGAAAATGACCAGTTACCTCCCATGGCTTCCCAAACTCAtccaaggcttctgccagttgttgTTCTGCTTTGTTCCAGGTTTCAATATCACCTAAATACTTCTCTGGTCTCTAGAAAAAACAAATGTAAGATGTCAAGATTATCGATTAATCTGTAATCGACAACAATTATTAGATTTaaatgttgtaaatatgtaaatttATTAACTAGGTACATGTAGAAGTAGGATAGGCCATGTTGCCCAAGTTCTAGTAGATACATAACTATGATAGCAGATAAGAATTCCACAAACAAGAAAATTAATTAAAAGAATTCCACACACATAATACAGGAGAAATAAATTAGTATCTCGACCATTTTGAAGTTTAGAATATATATATAGAGATCTAAAGTTCCAAATAGTTTGTAGATGCTCCCAAAATATAGATAAGATTATATGATTACCGTTGATAACTCCAACTCGTAGTTAAATCCAAATATGCCGTAGACATAATTAATGAATTCCAAGACACTCTTAACTTCCTCTTTGATCTGCAACAAAGCAATAACTTCTATTTAAACGTAGGCAGTGATACAACCTGAGAGAAACATCTAATCTAAATCCAAGCCACAGTGAAACTACTGTAAAAAGAGAGTCATAACAAACACTTTATGTGGGGAATATGCAAAAGAACCGGAATTTGCTGGAAATGGCACACACAGAGTACAATCTCCACTAAGAAATTTAATCCCTttcttaaataatactccctccgtcccaaaagaagtgtcactgatttagtacaactttgtactaactttgtaataAATGAGCGATCCTTGTTTtgtgatggagggagtagaatattAACAAAAATGCATGGTCTAGGTCTACCAGACTTACTTGGCTCTCTCTGCAAAAAATATGGGCATCATCCTGCAGGAATGATATAAAAAAATTAAATAATGGAAGAAATAAAATTGTAAGACGCTAACTGGCGATTAAAATTGTTGAAACTAGTAACTCAAGGGATAGTATTAAGCCTTACCTGTTGGAATCTTCTAACGCGTGTCAAGCCTGAAAGTGCTCCACTAGCCTCATTTCTGTGAAGAACTCCAAAATCAGCAATGCGCAGTGGCAACTCTGTAGCATATTCAATCCGGAATTCAGGTTTAATAACGAAGGAGTAAATATACAGCATAATTAAAATTAGAGAAGGAGCTCACCTTTGTAAGAACGAGTCTCGTGCTTAAATATTATGCAATGCCCAGGGCAATTCATTGGCTTAAGACCAAACTCCTCTCCATCGATCTGCACAATAATAAAACAAATAAGCACCCTTAGATACTACAAATACGCGCACATATAAGTCAACAGAAGTTACAGTTGCATAACAGTCTCTAACTTGATGGTGATATATTCTGTGACTTGTGCAAAACAAATCTCCTGTCAATACTTACAATTATGTTATActtcctccgatccatattaattgtcgctgatttagtacaaatttctattaaatcAGCgataattaatatggatcggagggagtaacattttacgGAGTACATGCATGTGCCGTTATGTGGGCGCAGAACTACAGAAAAAGAGGCCACCAGGGCGTCTCTACTGCAAAAACCTTTATAGCTGAAGCCCGCCCGTCACTTGTATGCAAGTACCAGTGACGGATTACTAGTGATGGGTTGGCATGCTCTTCACTATGGGCATTTCGGGCCCGTTACTAGTAACCGTTCTGTAGTAGTGCATGTGCACGAGAGAGTTGATGGTGGCAAGTCGAGCTGGAGATAAGTTGTGGCTTCTATTTTATCCACCTGTGTTCTTTCAGTTAGTAATGTGGTTTAATTTGAAGCCTCTTATCAAATATTTCAAGAAGTTTCCTCTTATTGAGATAGTTTCTAGATTGTTAGGATCTGGTTTTGGTTTTGACACCTCTCCCTGTAAAGGGGACTTGGCCAGATGAATAAAGCAAGCAAGAAAACCCGATATCCATCTTCCAGTTCCTTCTATTACCCGATACCGCCTTCCATCGAGCACACCTGCGGTAATGTGTTCATACCAGGTGCTTACCTCAAAAAGAAACATGTTCTCCTTGTAGTTCGCACTATGCCCAGATGTTTCCCAAAGCTTCATCTTGAGAACATTTGGACTCTCAACCTAACAAATACATAAGGAACATAAGCAAAGGAAACAGATGTAACTGTCAATGATCTGAAAAGCtagttactactccctctgtaaagtaatataagacgttttagatcactACTTGGAGTACCTAACAAATGAACACTTACCTCTTGGTAGCCTCTGTCCCTGTATTGTTGTCGCAAAAAAGCCTTCAATTTGTTAACTATTTTTGTACCATGTG
The sequence above is a segment of the Triticum dicoccoides isolate Atlit2015 ecotype Zavitan chromosome 1A, WEW_v2.0, whole genome shotgun sequence genome. Coding sequences within it:
- the LOC119277105 gene encoding threonine--tRNA ligase, mitochondrial 1-like translates to MGAKDKAQAPPPAAVPDQAYLEAVTGKRDRLFEQILDRQARRHAENGGSPIKITLHDGTVQEGKKWMSTPMDIAKEISSGLAARCLIAQVNGGLWDMTRPLEDDCQLNLLTFDSKEGRDTLWHSSAHILGEALERVYGCKLCIGPCTTRGEGFYYDAYYDNNVTLNGSHFGHIEDRARRAVAEKQPFQRIEVSRDEALEFFAENKFKVEIINELPEHKPITLYKCGPLVDLCRGPHIPNTSFVKAFACLKASSSYWRGKADRESLQRVYGISFPDAKLLKEYQRMMEEAARRDHRLLGESQKLFFFDSLSPGSCFFLPHGTKIVNKLKAFLRQQYRDRGYQEVESPNVLKMKLWETSGHSANYKENMFLFEIDGEEFGLKPMNCPGHCIIFKHETRSYKELPLRIADFGVLHRNEASGALSGLTRVRRFQQDDAHIFCRESQIKEEVKSVLEFINYVYGIFGFNYELELSTRPEKYLGDIETWNKAEQQLAEALDEFGKPWEINEGDGAFYGPKIDIGVFDALKRKFQCATLQLDFALPVRFKLTYAAEEEAKLERPVIIHRAILGSVERMFAILLEHYCGKWPLWLSPRQAIVCSISSDSLEYAKQVHAKIHNAGFDVEIDMTDKKIQKKVCVAQLAQFNYILAVGPTEVESEMVSVRLRDKPEFFPMSVDDLISLFRDEVAAYR
- the LOC119277116 gene encoding uncharacterized protein LOC119277116, with protein sequence MPLPANLVMGSAFVALGVTLLAGFLYVAVWSKALAPSDNWFLLAVQNDRYYCLLVPLTVPVIIVAVYLHWLSMKMFKHA